The Catellatospora citrea DNA segment ACAGGCAGGCGTTGACGAAGTCCGCCGCGCCCGGCCCCGTGATCCGCGCCTTGCCCAGGTGGCTGACGTCGAAGACGCCCACCCCTTCGCGCACCGCGGCGTGCTCCTTGAGCACCCCGCCACCGGCATACTCCAGCGGCATGTCCCAGCCGCCGAAGGCGGCGAACTTCGCTCCCAGTGCCACGTGACGATCGTGCAGAGGCGATGTGAGCAGGTCGGCTGAGTCTTTTGAACCCACGTCGGTCATGAGCGCAACTTACCCTGGCGTTTGCGGTTCGTTAGCATCGGCGCAGCAACCCACGTCCACCAGGAGTACTTTGTGACCACGCCCACCACGGCTCTGCCCACGCTGAGCCTCGCCGACACCGACCCCGCCGACCTCACCGTGGACGCCGTCGTCATCGGCGTACACAGTCAGGAAGGCGCCGAGGGCGCGGCCGGGGAGCTGCTGCTGGCGTCCGGGGCCGAGAGCATCGCCGCCGCGTTCGACGGCAAGCTGACCGCCACCCTGGCCCTGCTCGGGGCCACCGGCGGCGCAGGCGAGGTCACCAAGCTCGCCACGCTCGGCACCATCACCGCTCCGGTGCTGGTCGCCGTCGGCCTGGGCGGCGAGCCCACCGGCCCGGCGCCCGCCCCCGACACCCTGCGGCGCGCCACCGCCGCCGCGGTCCGCGCCCTGGCCGGCGCGAAGAAGGTCGTGCTGGCGCTGCCCCTGTCCGACGACGCCGACGACAGCGGCGCGCTGACCCTGCGCGCGGTCGCGGAGGGCGCGGCGCTCGGCGCGTACCGGTTCACCGGCTACAAGGCCAAGCCCGCCCCGAGCCGTAAGGACCCGGTCGGCGCGGTGTCGGTGCTGGTGCCCGACGCCAAGGAGGGCGCGGCCAACGCCGAGCTCAAGCGCGCCGCCGTGGTGACCACCGCGGTCGCCCGCACCCGCGACTGGGTCAACGCCCCGGCCAACCTGCTGCGCCCGCCGAACTTCGCCGACGAGATCGCCGCGCTGGCCGGCAAGGCCGGTCTCGACGTCGAGGTGCTCGACGAGAAGGCGCTCATCGAGGGCGGCTTCGGCGGCATCCTGGCCGTCGGCATGGGCTCGGCCGCCAAGCCGCGCCTCGTGAAGATCACGTACACGCCGGCCGAGTCGACCACCAAGGTGGCGCTGATCGGCAAGGGCATCACCTTCGACACCGGCGGCGTCTCCATCAAGCCCGCGCAGGGCATGTGGGAGATGAAGTCCGACATGGCCGGCGCGGCCGCCGTGGCCAGCACCATGGCCGCGATCGCCGAGCTCAGGCCCGCCGTGGCGGTCACCGCGTACATCCCGATCGCGGAGAACATGCTGTCGGGCGAGGCGTACCGGCCCGGTGACGTGATCACCATGCGCAGCGGCAAGAAGGTCGAGGTGCTCAACACCGACGCCGAGGGCCGCATGATCCTGGCCGACGCCATCGCGCTGGCCTGCGAGTCCCAGCCGGACTACCTGATCGAGACCTCGACGCTCACCGGCGGCCAGGTCATCGCGCTCGGCAAGAAGATCGCCGGTGTGATGGGCTCGGAGAAGCTGGCCCAGCGCACCAAGGCCGCGGGCGACCTGGTCGGCGAGCCGACCTGGCCGATGCCGCTGCCGGACGAGATCCGCAAGTCGATGGAGTCGGACGTCGCCGACATCCTGCAGGTCAGCGCGGGCATGGAGCGCGCCGGCCACATGCTGCAGGGCGGCGTGTTCCTGCGCGAGTTCGTGACCGAGGGCGTCGAGTGGGCGCACATCGACATCGCGGGCCCGTCGTTCCACTCCGGCGAGGCCACCGGCCACTGGAGCAAGGGCGGCACCGGCGTCCCGGTCCGCACCCTCCTCGCCCTCCTCGACGACATCGCGGCGAACGGCTGAGAAGCGAAGCGGAGCGGCCGCCGAGCCGCCGGTAGGGCATCGCGGCGAACGGCTGAGAAGCGAAGCGAAGCGGCCGCCGAGCCGCCGGTAGGGCATCGCCGCGAACGGCTGACCCTCCCGCCGGCGGAGCAAGATCGCTGTTTTGTGTCGGGATCTGCGGTATGACCGCAGGTTCGGACATGAGACAGCGATCTTGCTTTGGGGCGAGGGGGCTAGTCGGCGGGGCGGAGTTTCTGGCGGGCGTTGAAGTCGCGCATGCGCTGGGGGTAGCCGACGAGCTGGACGTCGTAGACGGGCATGGCCAGGCGCTGGGCGAACTGGCGCACGGCCGTGGGGTTGGGCATGCGGCGGCGGGTCCACTCGCCGTCGTGGGCGATCAGGATGACGGTGGTCCCGGTCACCGTGGTGCGGGGCTCGATGAACGCCTCGACACCCCGGCGGGACTGCGCGAACTGCTCCAGGTGCGTGACCGCGGCCGGGTCGGCCGGACGGTCGGCCGGGGACCCGCCCCGGCGGCGGAACCAACCCACGCCTGCTCCTTTGTTGAAGGTGTGGCACTCCGGTGCGCATGGTACTGGCAAGCGTAGCCAGACGTGTCCTTCAGCACCTCGGTGCGCGACTCACCCCCGGCAGTGACAAGATGGCCGAGTGTGGGCTGAGCACACGCCGGCTCACCGTGACGCGAAGTGGCAATGACGCGACCTTGGAGCGATCGTGAGCGAGACCTTTGACGTAGTCATCCTCGGCGGCGGCAGCGGTGGTTACGCCACCGCGCTGCGTGCGGCGCAGCTGGGTCTGTCCGTCGCGCTGATCGAGAAGGACAAGCTGGGCGGCACCTGCCTGCACCGGGGCTGCATCCCGACCAAGGCGCTGCTGCACGCCGGCGAGGTCGCCGACCAGACCCGCGAGGCGGCGCACATCGGCATCAAGGCCGAGCTGATCCAGATCGACATGGCGGGCGTGAACTCGTACAAGGACGGCGTGGTCGCCGGCCTGTACAAGGGCCTGCAGGGTCTGATCAAGTCCGCCAAGGTCACCTACCTCGAGGGCAAGGGCACGCTGGTCGCCCCGAACGTCGTCGAGGTGAACGGGCAGCGGGTCACCGGCCGCAACATCGTGCTGGCCACCGGGTCGTACTCGAAGAGCCTGCCCGGCCTGGAGCTGGACGGCGAGCGGGTCATCGCCAGCGAGCACGCGCTCACCCTGGACCGCGTCCCCGCCTCCGCGATCGTGCTGGGCGGCGGCGTGATCGGCGTCGAGTTCGCCAGCGCGTGGAAGTCGCTGGGCGCCGACGTGACCATCGTCGAGGCGCTGCCGCGCCTGGTCGCGGCCGAGGACCCGGACATCTCGAAGCAGCTGGAGCGCACCTTCCGCAAGCGCGGCATCGGCTTCAAGGTCGGCAAGCCGTTCGAGAAGGTCGAGAAGACCGAGAGCGGCGTCAAGGTCACCATCGCCGGCGGCGAGACCCTGGAGGCCGAGCTGCTGCTGGTCGCCGTGGGCCGCGGCCCGGCCACCGCCAACTGCGGCTTCGAGGCCCAGGGCGTGACCATGGAGCGCGGTTTCGTGATCACCGACGAGCGCCTGCGCACCAACCTGCCCAACGTGTACGCCGTCGGCGACATCGTGCCCGGCCTGCAGCTGGCGCACCGCGGCTTCGCGCAGGGCATCTTCGTCGCGGAGACGATCGCCGGGCAGAACCCGGCCCCGATCGTCGAGTCCGGCATCCCGCGCGTCACCTACACCGACCCCGAGATCGCGTCGGTCGGCATCACCGAGGCCCAGGCCAAGGAGAAGTTCGGCGCGGACGCCGTCGAGACGTACAACTACAACCTGGGCGGCAACGGCAAGAGCAAGATCCTGGGCACCCAGGGCTTCGTGAAGCTGGTGCGTCAGAAGGACGGCCCGGTCGTGGGCATCCACATGATCGGCGCCCGGATCGGCGAGCAG contains these protein-coding regions:
- the lpdA gene encoding dihydrolipoyl dehydrogenase; the encoded protein is MSETFDVVILGGGSGGYATALRAAQLGLSVALIEKDKLGGTCLHRGCIPTKALLHAGEVADQTREAAHIGIKAELIQIDMAGVNSYKDGVVAGLYKGLQGLIKSAKVTYLEGKGTLVAPNVVEVNGQRVTGRNIVLATGSYSKSLPGLELDGERVIASEHALTLDRVPASAIVLGGGVIGVEFASAWKSLGADVTIVEALPRLVAAEDPDISKQLERTFRKRGIGFKVGKPFEKVEKTESGVKVTIAGGETLEAELLLVAVGRGPATANCGFEAQGVTMERGFVITDERLRTNLPNVYAVGDIVPGLQLAHRGFAQGIFVAETIAGQNPAPIVESGIPRVTYTDPEIASVGITEAQAKEKFGADAVETYNYNLGGNGKSKILGTQGFVKLVRQKDGPVVGIHMIGARIGEQVGEASLIVNWEAFPAEVAALIHAHPTQNEALGEAHLALAGKPLHAHN
- a CDS encoding leucyl aminopeptidase, whose translation is MTTPTTALPTLSLADTDPADLTVDAVVIGVHSQEGAEGAAGELLLASGAESIAAAFDGKLTATLALLGATGGAGEVTKLATLGTITAPVLVAVGLGGEPTGPAPAPDTLRRATAAAVRALAGAKKVVLALPLSDDADDSGALTLRAVAEGAALGAYRFTGYKAKPAPSRKDPVGAVSVLVPDAKEGAANAELKRAAVVTTAVARTRDWVNAPANLLRPPNFADEIAALAGKAGLDVEVLDEKALIEGGFGGILAVGMGSAAKPRLVKITYTPAESTTKVALIGKGITFDTGGVSIKPAQGMWEMKSDMAGAAAVASTMAAIAELRPAVAVTAYIPIAENMLSGEAYRPGDVITMRSGKKVEVLNTDAEGRMILADAIALACESQPDYLIETSTLTGGQVIALGKKIAGVMGSEKLAQRTKAAGDLVGEPTWPMPLPDEIRKSMESDVADILQVSAGMERAGHMLQGGVFLREFVTEGVEWAHIDIAGPSFHSGEATGHWSKGGTGVPVRTLLALLDDIAANG